The genomic segment ACCACGAGCGGGCCCCGGCGGGTGTGCTGGAGAAGATCCGAGCCAACCCCACAGGCCGGCTCGCCCTGAAAATCTCCGTCGCAGTCCTCGGCGCCATCGTTGTCGCCGTGGGCATCGTGGCGATCCCGCTGCCCGGCCCCGGCTGGGCCATCGTCATCGCCGGCCTCGCCATCTGGGCCATCGAGTTCGCGTGGGCCAAACACCTGCTCGAGTTCACCAAGAAGCACGTCCTCGCCTGGACGCACTGGATCGGCCGCCAGTCGTGGCCCGTGAAAGGGCTCGTCGGCCTGGCCACGTTCCTGTTCGTCAGCGCCGTCGTCTACATCTCGTTCCG from the Paractinoplanes abujensis genome contains:
- a CDS encoding TIGR02611 family protein, with amino-acid sequence MTTKPDHERAPAGVLEKIRANPTGRLALKISVAVLGAIVVAVGIVAIPLPGPGWAIVIAGLAIWAIEFAWAKHLLEFTKKHVLAWTHWIGRQSWPVKGLVGLATFLFVSAVVYISFRLSFGIDLIEVGRDWLT